From a single Streptomyces misionensis genomic region:
- a CDS encoding AGE family epimerase/isomerase — translation MPAEVPFSFSDTTAGYVTGRQGGRRFTVKTLDDREVAVHLTDTTSAQLLRNLQEPYHDVTGRIDELLVPGAFVFSYGPVYPDPDGLYFQADKLVFTAETPAGHPYEEAGWWTEQLRRLARFYRRSQFGDGPVDFADYRTEIRASGHKTEQHTQETDTISRLVYGMASAYALTGDEDFLEVAERGSQYLHDHMLFRDEAENLVYWYHGVDVSGTRERKLFASEFGDDYRAIPAYEQIYALVGLAQTYRLTGNPVIRRDMEDTVALFERFFRDRRLGGYYSHIDPVSLSPHDDALGPNHSRKNWNSVGDHAPAYLINLYLATGDERFRRMLEHTFDMIVTYMPDRTPGGSPFVNERFHADWTPDHTWGWQQNRAVVGHNLKIAWNLTRMAGTLPKREYRQLADQLARSMPAVGRDGQRGGWYDVLQREAENGRHAFVWHDRKTWWQQEQAILAYLILAGHTGDEEFLRHAREASAFYNAFFLDHDEGGVHFTVLAQGLPFAVGNERLKGSHAMAMYHKAELCYLAEVYLRLLIHREPLDLWFAPRPDADFDGGLLRVAPDILPPGRVVLDHVTVDGAPHADFDAEAMTVRLPRSEHRLRVKARLTPVERT, via the coding sequence ATGCCCGCCGAAGTGCCCTTCTCCTTCTCCGACACCACCGCCGGCTATGTCACCGGGCGCCAGGGCGGACGTCGGTTCACCGTCAAGACCCTCGACGACCGCGAGGTCGCCGTCCACCTCACCGACACCACGTCCGCGCAGCTGCTGCGCAATCTGCAGGAGCCGTACCACGACGTCACCGGCCGCATCGACGAGCTGCTGGTGCCCGGCGCGTTCGTCTTCTCCTACGGTCCCGTCTACCCCGACCCGGACGGCCTGTACTTCCAGGCGGACAAGCTCGTCTTCACCGCCGAGACCCCCGCCGGACACCCCTACGAGGAGGCCGGCTGGTGGACCGAGCAGCTGCGCCGGCTCGCCCGGTTCTACCGCCGGTCCCAGTTCGGTGACGGGCCCGTCGACTTCGCCGACTACCGCACCGAGATCCGCGCCAGCGGCCACAAGACCGAGCAGCACACCCAGGAGACCGACACCATCTCCCGCCTCGTCTACGGCATGGCGAGCGCCTACGCGCTCACCGGCGACGAGGACTTCCTGGAGGTCGCCGAGCGCGGTTCGCAGTACCTGCACGACCACATGCTCTTCCGCGACGAGGCGGAGAACCTCGTGTACTGGTACCACGGCGTCGACGTCTCCGGGACCCGCGAACGCAAGCTGTTCGCCTCGGAGTTCGGCGACGACTACCGGGCCATCCCCGCCTACGAGCAGATCTACGCGCTGGTCGGGCTCGCCCAGACGTACCGGCTCACCGGCAACCCGGTGATCCGCCGGGACATGGAGGACACCGTCGCCCTGTTCGAACGGTTCTTCCGGGACCGGCGGCTGGGCGGCTACTACTCGCACATCGACCCGGTGTCGCTGAGCCCGCACGACGACGCCCTCGGCCCCAACCACTCGCGCAAGAACTGGAACTCGGTCGGCGACCACGCCCCCGCCTATCTGATCAACCTCTACCTGGCGACCGGCGACGAGCGCTTCCGGCGGATGCTGGAGCACACCTTCGACATGATCGTCACGTACATGCCGGACCGCACGCCCGGCGGCAGCCCCTTCGTCAACGAGCGCTTCCACGCGGACTGGACACCCGACCACACCTGGGGCTGGCAGCAGAACCGGGCGGTCGTCGGGCACAACCTGAAGATCGCCTGGAACCTGACCCGGATGGCGGGCACCCTGCCCAAGCGGGAGTACCGGCAGCTGGCCGACCAGCTCGCCCGGAGCATGCCCGCGGTGGGCCGCGACGGACAGCGCGGCGGCTGGTACGACGTGCTCCAGCGGGAGGCGGAGAACGGCCGGCACGCCTTCGTCTGGCACGACCGCAAGACCTGGTGGCAGCAGGAGCAGGCGATCCTCGCCTACCTGATCCTGGCGGGGCACACCGGCGACGAGGAGTTCCTGCGGCACGCCCGGGAGGCCTCCGCCTTCTACAACGCCTTCTTCCTCGACCACGACGAGGGCGGGGTGCACTTCACGGTGCTGGCGCAGGGACTGCCCTTCGCGGTCGGCAACGAGCGGCTCAAGGGCAGCCACGCGATGGCCATGTACCACAAGGCCGAGCTGTGCTACCTCGCCGAGGTCTACCTGCGGCTGCTGATCCACCGCGAGCCGCTGGACCTGTGGTTCGCGCCGCGCCCGGACGCCGACTTCGACGGCGGACTGCTGCGGGTGGCTCCGGACATCCTGCCGCCCGGCCGGGTCGTCCTGGACCACGTCACCGTGGACGGCGCGCCCCACGCCGACTTCGACGCGGAGGCGATGACCGTCCGGCTGCCGAGGAGCGAGCACCGGCTCCGGGTGAAGGCCCGGCTGACGCCCGTGGAGCGCACGTGA